From Oscillatoria sp. FACHB-1407, a single genomic window includes:
- a CDS encoding P-loop NTPase fold protein, translating to MVDFQRFFDVCNPTRTLNLGNPEDQPYYIDFSAVRGSNIIRELERTIRFSSDRPTCQLFSGHIGCGKSTELLRLKAELEQQNFYVVYFESTQDLDMVDVEVTDILLAIARQVSESLERSQIFLQPKGFKEFLRKTVDFLQTPIELAGEAELAGLGKVSASSSGNLEFSLPVGIGKITARVKDSPNLRSRLRQYLEPRTNTILQAINDELLQPATQILKQQGKKGLVVIVDNLDRVEPRPSVSGKPQTEYLFIDRGEQLRNLKCHLVYTVPLMLLFSNSSEMLKNRLGGGMAPKVLPMVPVRYRTGGVEPEGMRLLRQMVLVRAFPELVQANDPSDAQFNAQFEERITKVFDSSETLDRLCWISGGHVRKLLALLYSCLRREDLPLNRRCVERVIQEYRDDLLLTIDDKEWEVILRVVQQQSLRGEEQFQALLPSMFFFEYWDQQGRWFGINPVLEETQQFQNWQKQMQSQ from the coding sequence ATGGTAGACTTTCAGCGTTTTTTTGATGTTTGCAACCCCACCCGTACTCTCAATCTAGGCAACCCAGAAGACCAGCCTTACTACATTGATTTCTCAGCCGTTCGGGGCAGCAACATTATTCGAGAACTCGAACGGACGATTCGGTTTTCCTCCGATCGCCCCACCTGTCAACTCTTCAGCGGGCACATCGGTTGTGGCAAATCCACCGAGTTATTGCGCCTCAAAGCCGAGTTAGAGCAACAAAACTTTTACGTTGTTTATTTTGAATCAACACAAGACCTGGACATGGTAGATGTTGAGGTCACTGATATTTTGTTGGCGATCGCTCGTCAGGTGAGTGAGAGCCTGGAACGTAGCCAGATCTTCCTACAACCCAAGGGGTTTAAGGAGTTTTTGAGAAAAACTGTTGACTTTCTGCAAACGCCGATTGAGTTGGCTGGAGAAGCGGAGTTAGCTGGATTGGGCAAAGTCTCCGCCAGCAGTAGTGGCAACCTGGAATTTTCACTGCCCGTTGGGATCGGCAAAATCACCGCCCGTGTGAAAGATAGCCCCAATTTACGGAGTCGATTGCGGCAATATCTGGAGCCCCGCACCAACACCATTTTGCAAGCTATCAATGATGAGTTGTTGCAACCAGCAACTCAGATTCTTAAGCAGCAGGGCAAAAAGGGGTTAGTGGTGATTGTCGATAATCTGGATCGGGTGGAACCTCGCCCATCGGTATCGGGCAAACCCCAGACCGAGTATCTGTTTATCGATCGCGGTGAACAACTTCGCAATCTGAAATGCCATCTGGTTTACACCGTACCACTGATGCTCCTGTTCTCGAACAGCAGCGAAATGCTGAAGAATCGACTGGGCGGCGGCATGGCTCCCAAAGTGTTGCCCATGGTGCCAGTCCGATATCGCACAGGAGGCGTTGAACCAGAGGGAATGCGGCTTTTGCGTCAGATGGTATTAGTCAGAGCCTTTCCAGAATTGGTACAGGCAAACGATCCATCCGATGCTCAATTCAATGCCCAGTTTGAGGAGCGCATTACCAAAGTGTTTGATAGCTCTGAAACGCTCGATCGCCTCTGTTGGATCAGCGGTGGACATGTACGAAAGCTGCTGGCGTTGCTCTATTCCTGCTTGCGGCGTGAAGACCTGCCGTTAAACCGTCGCTGTGTAGAGCGAGTGATTCAAGAGTATCGTGATGATTTGCTGCTCACCATCGACGACAAAGAATGGGAAGTGATCTTGCGGGTGGTGCAACAGCAAAGCCTGCGAGGGGAGGAGCAATTTCAAGCGTTACTTCCCAGTATGTTTTTCTTTGAATATTGGGATCAGCAGGGACGCTGGTTTGGGATCAATCCTGTATTAGAAGAAACGCAACAGTTTCAAAACTGGCAAAAACAAATGCAATCGCAGTAG